The following nucleotide sequence is from Aquarana catesbeiana isolate 2022-GZ linkage group LG08, ASM4218655v1, whole genome shotgun sequence.
agaggtgagcggtgctgggaattctgggacattatccagtaacagacaagggatgtgtctggatggtgactgtatcattgtgtgtgtcaggttcctataaggtgtcaggatgtcactgtctatttctccatggaggagtgggagtatttagaaggacacaaggatctctacaaggacgtcatgatggacaatcagccgcccctcacatcaccgggtaagaggagactttattgtaaaggagagagcagtacggagggtccacctagatcccccatcatctgataaacatagaaacaatgtattcagtcataactgctagaaaatttcttagaacccccaaagattaaaaaatatatataagctgaggtcctagagaataaaatggtgggtgttgccattttttgtgtcacacggtatttgtgtagtggtttttcaaactttattgaattttagtgcacacaaacacaatgatAATATTGTGATAACATCCTCATATAGAAAGTTGTAATGAAGGAATagccaataacccaatgatggtggtcttcaggatcagtccagtcttcatcttggttgttctcccccccatcctcactctctgacctctggtggggctcagccccgctgttattcatgactaaatcatggactaaataaggaagtgcaggacttcttgtgttgggaagatggcaatgagtgatagagggggtggggacactcgtcctataatcccctcatcactgtcactcctataaaagacagttctcgttgtttcctcactctctgactaaggtccatgaataaagaaatgaactggtaggagatcagaggacccatttactagttaccttgaggggggaattgtaagatcctcagagacaaagctgcctgatgtgggcggagtcctggtttaggggaaccaatgtctaataaaaatctttttatttatttctatttcagtacatggacgggagatgaggaaaacctcagaggattgtctcactttgtctccagactgtaaagtagaagatgaggacatcacacagtatagtccaggagaaaacccgactacctcaaatgtccatccggcaccacacagtgtagatggaccatcgtattcctcttatcctgaggaacctcagactgtgcgggacggtgccggaccatcgtattcctcttatcctgaggaacctcagactgtgcgggacggtgccggaccatcgtattcctcttatcctgaggaacctcagactgtgcgggacggtgccggaccatcgtattcctcttatcctgaggaacctcagactgtgagggacggtgccgtccttccatcagataagaggttttcctgttcTGATTGTGGAaagtgtttccgttttaaatcCAGACTTATTGtacatataagatctcacacaggggagaagccgtatacctgttctgagtgcgggaaagtaTGTTTAACAAAGTCCCAGCTTTCCACACATCTGAGATCTCACAAGGTTCAGACTGCgagggatggtgccgtccttccaacagataagaggttttcctgtacagagtgcgggaagtgtttcaaaTCGAAATCCTGTCTTAATGAGCATAAAACATCTCACACAGGCGGGAAGCCACattgctgtcctgagtgcgggaaatgtttccaatTGAAATCCAGACTTATtttgcatataagatctcacaaaGTTGAGAAGCGGTATTCCTGTtttgagtgtgggaagtgtttcaaATCGAAATCCTTTCTTCATGTGCATAAacgatctcacacaggtgagaatacatattcctgtcctgagtgcgggaaagttTTTTTAgcgaagtcccatctttccacacatcagaggtctcacacaggtgagaagccatattcttgttctgaatgcggaaaatgttttgtacaaaaaataGGACTTGTCAGACATCAGtggtctcacacaggtgagaagccgtattcctgttctgagtgcgggaaatgttttatacaGAATTCAGACCTCGTCAAACATCAGAGgtgtcacacaggtgagaagccgtattcttgttctgAATGCGGAAAATGTTTTGCACAAAAAACAGGACTTTTAACACATCGGaggtctcacacaggtgagaagccatatttatgttctgaatgtgggaaatgttttgtacaaaaatcacaACTTGTCAGACATCAAAGTTCTCACACGGGAAAAAAGccgtattcttgttctgagtgcgggaaatgtttttcacagaagtccaatctttacagacatcagagaccGCATATGGGCGAGAAGCCATTTAACTGTTCTGAGAGCGGGAAATGTTCTGTACGAAAACCAAACATTGTTAAACATCAAagttctcacacgggggaaaagctgttttcttgtcctgagtgcgggaaaagttttttaAGCAAGTCACGTCTttgcagacatcagagattgcacacgggggaaaagccgtattcctgtcctgagtgcgggaaatgtttttcatgcaAGTCACATCTTTGCAGACATCAGAGGTTGCAcatgggggaaaagccgtattcctgtcctgagtgcgagaaatgtttttcacagaagtcacaTCTTtgtagacatcagagatctcacatgggggagaagccgtattcctgttctgagtgtgggaaatgttttttaagcaagtccagtctttacagacatcagagatgtcacacgggggagaagccgtattcctgtcctgagtgcgggaaatttttttcacataagtaccatttttacacacatcagaggttgcacacgggggagaagctgtattcctgtcctgagtgtgggaaatgtttttcagttaaGTCAAATCTTCTCGAACATCAGAGGTCGcatacgggtgagaagccgtattcttgccctgagtgcgggaaacgtttttctcagaagtccagtctttacagacatcagagatctcacacgggggagaagccatattcctgtcctgagtgcgggaaatgtttttcacataggTCCAGTCTTGACAGACATCAGATAtgtcacatgggggagaagcc
It contains:
- the LOC141104991 gene encoding uncharacterized protein yields the protein MEEWEYLEGHKDLYKEVMMENQPPLTSPDGSSNGNPPERCPRPLYSRDSTQEGHSIPQFYKGEDLIDIKVVIKSEEEEERYVRDDQQSMEEDGITGTFIEEDTPTEISTVHGREMRKTSEDCLTLSPDCKVEDEDITQYSPGENPTTSNVHPAPHSVDGPSYSSYPEEPQTVRDGAGPSYSSYPEEPQTVRDGAGPSYSSYPEEPQTVRDGAGPSYSSYPEEPQTVRDGAVLPSDKRFSCSDCGKCFRFKSRLIVHIRSHTGEKPYTCSECGKVCLTKSQLSTHLRSHKVQTARDGAVLPTDKRFSCTECGKCFKSKSCLNEHKTSHTGGKPHCCPECGKCFQLKSRLILHIRSHKVEKRYSCFECGKCFKSKSFLHVHKRSHTGENTYSCPECGKVFLAKSHLSTHQRSHTGEKPYSCSECGKCFVQKIGLVRHQWSHTGEKPYSCSECGKCFIQNSDLVKHQRCHTGEKPYSCSECGKCFAQKTGLLTHRRSHTGEKPYLCSECGKCFVQKSQLVRHQSSHTGKKPYSCSECGKCFSQKSNLYRHQRPHMGEKPFNCSESGKCSVRKPNIVKHQSSHTGEKLFSCPECGKSFLSKSRLCRHQRLHTGEKPYSCPECGKCFSCKSHLCRHQRLHMGEKPYSCPECEKCFSQKSHLCRHQRSHMGEKPYSCSECGKCFLSKSSLYRHQRCHTGEKPYSCPECGKFFSHKYHFYTHQRLHTGEKLYSCPECGKCFSVKSNLLEHQRSHTGEKPYSCPECGKRFSQKSSLYRHQRSHTGEKPYSCPECGKCFSHRSSLDRHQRSHTGEKPYSCSECEKCFAQKTGLVKHQRTHTGEKPYSCSGCGKCFIQKSDLVRHQSSHTGEKPYSCSECEKCFSRKSHLYRHQRSHTGEKPYFCPDCGKCFSRKSHLYRHQRSHTGEKPYSCLECGKHFSEKASHNRHQRCHTGEKPLPAPEGGNCSSLKSCRPVNQGSNTNLEVY